The Glycine soja cultivar W05 chromosome 3, ASM419377v2, whole genome shotgun sequence genome window below encodes:
- the LOC114407060 gene encoding probable beta-1,4-xylosyltransferase IRX9, whose translation MGSLERSKKKVLLWKKAMLHFSLCFVMGVFTGLAPTGKSSLFSTTVSVSNRTEFAPQPSEMLHLTTNVNRSWIAPTPDSMPVKPRILENEKKTTTKKLHVKAQPQLKPRRLLIIVTPTSTKLPHQAVFLRRLANTIKLVPQPLLWIVVEAKTNSTELPEILRKTGIMYRHVVFKENFTELEAELNHQRNLALKHIEHHRLNGIVHFAGLSNVYDLQFFHQLRDIEVFGTWPTALLAAHRKKVKIEGPVCDSSQVIGWHLRNMNNETDTITPPIHISSFAFNSSILWDSERWGRTSSVQDTSQNSIKFVKQVVLEDEAKLKGIPPEDCSKILLWRFNFRARTH comes from the exons ATGGGCTCACTAGAAAGATCAAAGAAGAAAGTCCTTCTATGGAAGAAGGCCATGCTCCATTTTTCTCTATGTTTTGTGATGGGGGTTTTCACAGGCTTGGCTCCAACAGGTaaatcttctctcttttccaccACAGTTAGTGTCTCAAATAGAACAGAATTTGCACCACAACCCAGTGAAATGTTACACCTCACAACAAATGTCAATAGAAGTTGGATAGCTCCAACCCCAGATTCCATGCCCGTGAAGCCTAGAATccttgaaaatgaaaagaaaacaacaacaaaaaagttgCATGTAAAAGCACAGCCCCAGTTGAAGCCTAGAAGACTCCTAATCATTGTAACTCCAACAAGCACAAAACTACCCCACCAAGCAGTGTTTTTGAGAAGGTTGGCAAATACTATAAAGCTGGTTCCTCAACCGTTGCTGTGGATTGTTGTGGAAGCTAAAACCAATTCCACAGAACTGCCAGAGATACTAAGGAAAACTGGCATCATGTATAGGCATGTGGTTTTCAAGGAAAATTTCACGGAATTAGAAGCTGAACTCAATCACCAGAGGAATCTTGCGCTTAAGCACATTGAGCACCACAGGCTCAATGGCATTGTACACTTTGCTGGCCTTTCCAATGTTTATGATCTCCAATTCTTCCATCAGCTTAGAGATATTGA GGTCTTTGGAACATGGCCAACAGCTTTGTTAGCTGCACACAGGAAGAAAGTGAAAATCGAAGGACCTGTATGTGATTCATCACAAGTCATTGGTTGGCATCTTAGGAATATGAACAATGAAACTGATACTATCACTCCCCCAATTCATATTTCAAGTTTTGCTTTTAATAGCTCCATCCTTTGGGACTCTGAGAGATGGGGTCGCACTTCCTCTGTTCAAGACACTTCTCAG AATTCGATCAAGTTCGTGAAGCAAGTAGTTCTAGAGGATGAGGCTAAATTAAAGGGAATTCCACCAGAGGATTGCTCCAAAATCTTGCTCTGGCGTTTCAATTTTCGTGCCAGAACTCATTAA
- the LOC114407061 gene encoding pentatricopeptide repeat-containing protein At3g53360, mitochondrial-like: MTIQSQIRCIYNCVRPILPTRIVSCLSRELSTNSYINLMCKQRHYREALDTFNFHPKNSSIQLESSTYGNLILACTSIRSLKYGKKIHDHILKSNCQPDLVLQNHILNMYGKCGSLKDARKAFDTMQLRNVVSWTIMISGYSQNGQENDAIIMYIQMLQSGYFPDPLTFGSIIKACCIAGDIDLGRQLHGHVIKSGYDHHLIAQNALISMYTRFGQIVHASDVFTMISTKDLISWASMITGFTQLGYEIEALYLFRDMFRQGFYQPNEFIFGSVFSACRSLLEPEFGRQIHGMCAKFGLGRNVFAGCSLCDMYAKFGFLPSAIRAFYQIESPDLVSWNAIIAAFSDSGDVNEAIYFFCQMMHTGLMPDGITFLSLLCACGSPVTINQGTQIHSYIIKIGLDKEAAVCNSLLTMYTKCSNLHDAFNVFKDVSENANLVSWNAILSACLQHKQAGEVFRLFKLMLFSENKPDNITITTILGTCAELASLEVGNQVHCFSVKSGLVVDVSVSNRLIDMYAKCGSLKHARDVFGSTQNPDIVSWSSLIVGYAQFGLGHEALNLFRMMKNLGVQPNEVTYLGVLSACSHIGLVEEGWHFYNTMEIELGIPPTREHVSCMVDLLARAGCLYEAENFIKKMGFNPDITMWKTLLASCKTHGNVDIAERAAENILKLDPSNSAALVLLSNIHASVGNWKEVARLRNLMKQMGVQKVPGQSWIAVKDQIHVFFSEDNSHQQRGDIYTMLEDLWLQMLDDGYDPCQRITNVAFEVRRKVCLCANELCIGGVNSRIMHLILY, translated from the exons ATGACCATTCAAAGCCAAATTCGATGTATATATAATTGTGTAAGACCTATTTTACCAACAAGAATCGTCTCCTGTCTCAGTAGAGAGTTATCAACCAACAGTTACATCAACTTGATGTGCAAGCAACGGCATTACAGAGAAGCGCTTGATACATTCAATTTCCATCCTAAGAATTCAAGTATCCAGCTAGAATCAAGCACCTATGGGAATTTAATCTTGGCCTGCACCAGCATTAGATCTCTTAAATATGGCAAAAAAATTCATGATCATATTTTAAAGTCCAACTGTCAACCAGACCTTGTTCTCCAAAATCATATTCTTAATATGTATGGAAAATGTGGTTCTTTGAAAGATGCTAGAAAAGCTTTTGACACAATGCAGCTGCGAAATGTGGTCTCTTGGACTATAATGATCTCTGGATACTCGCAGAATGGTCAAGAGAATGATGCCATCATTATGTATATTCAAATGCTGCAATCAGGTTATTTCCCAGATCCGTTAACCTTTGGAAGCATAATTAAGGCTTGCTGCATTGCGGGGGATATAGATTTAGGTAGGCAGCTGCATGGTCATGTCATTAAATCAGGGTATGATCATCACTTGATTGCACAAAATGCTCTTATTTCAATGTATACAAGGTTTGGACAAATTGTACATGCCTCAGATGTGTTTACTATGATTTCTACAAAGGATTTAATATCCTGGGCTTCCATGATCACGGGGTTTACCCAACTTGGTTATGAGATAGAAGCTTTATATCTTTTCAGAGATATGTTCAGGCAAGGTTTTTATCAACCAAATGAGTTTATATTTGGCAGTGTATTCAGTGCTTGCAGAAGCCTTCTCGAACCAGAATTTGGAAGGCAAATACATGGAATGTGTGCTAAATTTGGTTTAGGGAGGAATGTTTTTGCTGGGTGCTCCCTCTGTGACATGTATGCAAAATTTGGATTCTTACCTTCAGCAATAAGGGCCTTTTATCAAATTGAAAGCCCTGATTTAGTGTCATGGAATGCAATTATTGCAGCATTTTCTGACAGTGGTGATGTTAATGAagccatatattttttttgtcagatGATGCATACGGGGTTGATGCCAGATGGCATTACTTTTCTCTCCTTACTTTGTGCTTGTGGGAGCCCAGTGACAATCAACCAAGGCACACAAATACATTCTTATATAATCAAAATAGGTTTGGATAAGGAAGCAGCTGTATGTAACTCTTTGCTGACCATGTACACAAAGTGTTCAAACCTACATGATGCATTCAATGTTTTCAAAGATGTAAGTGAAAATGCCAATTTAGTTTCTTGGAATGCAATTCTATCAGCATGCTTGCAGCACAAACAGGCAGGAGAGGTTTTCAGACTATTTAAGCTAATGCTTTTTTCTGAAAATAAGCCTGACAATATCACCATTACTACCATATTAGGAACTTGTGCAGAATTGGCATCTCTAGAAGTTGGCAATCAAGTCCATTGCTTTAGTGTTAAAAGTGGACTGGTAGTTGATGTTTCTGTCAGCAATAGATTGATCGACATGTATGCAAAGTGTGGTTCACTTAAACATGCTCGAGATGTTTTTGGTTCAACCCAGAACCCAGATATTGTCTCATGGAGTAGTTTAATTGTTGGTTATGCTCAGTTTGGACTTGGGCATGAAGCTCTTAATCTCTTTAGAATGATGAAGAATCTTGGTGTCCAGCCTAATGAGGTCACATATCTGGGGGTTCTCAGTGCATGCAGTCAcattggattggtggaggaaggCTGGCACTTTTATAACACCATGGAAATAGAACTAGGGATTCCACCAACAAGAGAGCATGTTTCTTGCATGGTTGATTTGCTTGCTCGTGCTGGATGCTTGTATGAAGCTGAGAATTTTATTAAGAAGATGGGTTTTAACCCAGACATTACTATGTGGAAAACTCTACTTGCTTCTTGTAAAACTCATGGTAATGTTGACATTGCAGAGCGGGCTGCAGAGAATATACTTAAACTTGATCCTTCCAATTCTGCTGCTCTGGTGCTACTTTCTAATATACATGCTTCTGTGGGCAATTGGAAAGAAGTTGCCCGATTAAGGAACTTGATGAAACAAATGGGTGTACAGAAGGTTCCTGGTCAAAGTTGGATAGCAGTTAAGGATCAGATCCATGTGTTCTTCTCAGAAGATAATTCCCATCAACAGAGGGGCGACATTTACACAATGCTTGAAGATTTGTGGTTGCAGATGCTGGATGATGGTTATGATCCTTGTCAGAG gATAACAAATGTGGCTTTTGAAGTGAGGAGAAAAGTGTGTCTATGTGCTAATGAGCTTTGTATTGGAGGCGTAAACAGCAGAATAATGCATTTAATACTGTATTGA
- the LOC114407062 gene encoding DEAD-box ATP-dependent RNA helicase 57-like, with protein sequence MANDSSFLFAGIRFDRKKFGADIARFQKKDSDTDSAMILSAAEDEGEKTIEPLEEEKVAASTTKKRKRKGTSSETVEGFNVFRSSTSVAQSNDEVRVIEESVELYNNNKKEQNKQLERDAIFRKQHKIHVSGYNVPSPLQSFDELKSRYNCPSYLLRNLKELGFREPTPIQRQAIPVLLQGRECFACAPTGSGKTLAFVWPMLMKLKDPEKGSIRAVILCHTRELSVQTYRECKKLAKRKKIRIKLMTKNLLRNADFSKFPCDVLISTPLRLRLAIKRKKIDLSRVEYLVLDESDKLFEPELFKQIDSVIKACSNPSIIRSLFSATLPDFVEDRARELMHDAVRVIVGRKNMASETIKQNLVFTGSEEGKLLAIRQSFAESLNPPVLVFLQSKERAKELCSELAFDSIRVDVIHSDLSQAERENAVDNFRAGKTWVLIATDVVARGMDFKGVNCVINYDFPDSAAAYVHRIGRSGRAGRTGEAITFYTEDDIPFLRNVANLMAASGCEVPSYLMKLRKKKWKKHRPKRDSISTKPDL encoded by the exons ATGGCGAACGACTCGTCGTTTTTGTTCGCCGGCATTCGTTTCGATAGAAAGAAGTTCGGCGCCGATATTGCCAGGTTCCAG aaaaaagacagtGATACTGATTCGGCGATGATTTTGAGCGCCGCCGAAGACGAAGGCGAGAAAACAATAGAACCTCTGGAAGAAGAGAAAGTCGCGGCGTCAACGACGAAGAAGAGGAAGCGCAAGGGAACCTCTTCCG AAACGGTCGAAGGATTCAATGTGTTCAGAAGTTCGACGTCTGTGGCGCAGTCGAATGATGAAGTCCGAGTCATTGAGGAGTCCGTTGAgctgtataataataataagaaggaACAAAATAAGCAACTCGAg CGGGACGCAATATTCAGAAAGCAACACAAAATTCATGTCTCTGGTTATAACGTGCCGTCTCCGCTTCAAAGCTTTGATGAGTTGAAATCAAG ATATAACTGTCCTTCATATTTGTTGCGCAATCTGAAGGAACTTGGATTTAGAGAACCAACACCTATCCAAAGGCAGGCTATACCAGTACTTTTACAA GGTCGTGAATGCTTTGCTTGTGCACCAACTGGCTCTGGGAAAACCCTTGCGTTTGTGTGGCCAATGCTTATGAAGCTTAAG GATCCGGAAAAAGGCAGCATTCGAGCTGTGATCCTTTGTCATACTCGTGAATTATCTGTTCAAACATATCGAGAGTGCAAAAAGCttgctaaaagaaaaaaaattcgcATTAAGTTGATGACTAAGAATCTTTTAAGAAATgctgatttttcaaaatttccatGTGATGTACTAATATCCACACCACTTCGATTACGCTTGGCTATCAAGAGGAAGAAGATTGATCTCAGCAG AGTTGAGTATCTTGTCCTGGATGAATCGGATAAGCTATTTGAGCCTGAATTATTCAAGCAGATTGATTCTGTTATCAAGGCATGCTCAAATCCCTCAATAATACGCTCACTGTTCAGTGCTACTTTACCTGATTTTGTTGAAGATCGAGCTCGAGAACTTATGCATGATGCTGTTCGTGTAATTGTTGGCAGAAA GAATATGGCTTCTGAAACAATAAAGCAAAACTTGGTTTTTActggaagtgaagaaggaaaaCTTCTAGCAATTCGTCAAAGCTTTGCCGAG AGTCTAAATCCTCCGGTATTGGTTTTCCTCCAAAGCAAGGAGCGTGCCAAGGAGCTGTGCAGTGAACTTGCATTTGACAGCATTAGAGTTGATGTTATCCATTCTGATTTGTCTCAAGCAGAG CGAGAAAATGCTGTTGATAACTTCAGAGCTGGAAAAACATGGGTTTTGATTGCTACTGATGTAGTTGCCCGGGGCATGGATTTCAAAGGTGTGAACTGTGTGATCAATTATGATTTCCCTGATTCTGCTGCTGCATATGTCCACAGAATTG GTCGTTCTGGCAGAGCAGGGAGGACTGGAGAAGCGATTACTTTTTACACGGAAGATGACATTCCATTCCTTCGGAATGTTGCTAATCTTATGGCAGCATCAGGCTGTGAGGTTCCTTCCTATCTCATGAAGTTGCGCAAAAAGAAGTGGAAGAAGCACCGACCCAAAAGAGATTCAATCTCCACAAAACCAGACCTATAG
- the LOC114405282 gene encoding uncharacterized protein LOC114405282, protein MKLSAKPISSPGRTDKFPPPLMRFLRSNAASRSTRRSKSSPMFVRKKNTTAIETQTQEPSSPKVTCMGQVRVKQAATTTRDLAPPRCRCRCYCCWIRSPNNHPCRCKPLWPNWPSFFRRKPTTLKHHSEPERNFHDQESELPFHERVNVDKDSDFASNSSTPPRNALLLTRCRSAPYRSSSLASRFWSSPVKDQETEFPIPNTTEQQHTSEEPQTEPELGFLREKIASLTEPEKVEEVETETESASSRPTVLTRCKSEPARTGHRLLDPLVNNTRNLLNKRRLEFD, encoded by the coding sequence ATGAAGCTATCAGCCAAACCCATTTCGAGTCCGGGTCGCACAGACAAGTTCCCTCCCCCACTCATGAGGTTTCTCAGAAGCAATGCTGCCAGCAGAAGCACCAGAAGGTCCAAATCAAGCCCAATGTTcgtaaggaaaaaaaacaccACCGCCATCGAAACCCAAACCCAGGAACCCTCTTCCCCCAAGGTCACGTGCATGGGCCAGGTCCGAGTCAAACAAGCCGCCACCACCACACGTGACTTAGCTCCCCCGCGCTGCCGCTGCCGCTGCTACTGCTGTTGGATCCGAAGCCCCAACAACCACCCCTGCCGCTGCAAACCCCTCTGGCCCAACTGGCCCAGCTTCTTCCGCCGAAAGCCCACCACGCTCAAACATCACTCCGAGCCCGAGCGCAATTTTCACGACCAAGAATCAGAATTACCGTTCCATGAGAGAGTGAATGTCGATAAGGATAGTGATTTTGCTTCCAATTCAAGCACGCCCCCGAGAAACGCTTTGCTTTTAACTCGCTGTAGATCCGCGCCGTACAGATCTTCCTCTTTGGCTAGTAGGTTCTGGAGTTCTCCCGTTAAGGACCAAGAAACGGAGTTTCCAATTCCGAACACGACGGAACAACAACACACTTCCGAGGAACCCCAAACGGAACCCGAATTAGGTTTTCTCAGAGAAAAAATTGCTTCACTCACCGAACCGGAAAAGGTTGAGGAAGTTGAAACAGAAACAGAGTCTGCATCATCACGTCCTACTGTACTCACTAGGTGCAAATCGGAACCGGCGAGAACCGGACACAGACTTCTTGACCCTCTGGTAAATAATACTAGGAATTTGTTGAATAAAAGAAGGTTGGaatttgattaa
- the LOC114407063 gene encoding cell number regulator 8-like, giving the protein MADNEQPNNEEASPLLHQPHPQPKSEPPTPPETPEFLLGWTADGLPLAHASVVGQPMGRAPWNSSICACLGQNDHFCSSDLEVCLLGSVAPCVLYGSNVERLGSARGTFANHCLPYSGMYIIGNSCFGWNFLAPWFSYPSRTAIRRRFNLEGSCEALNRSCGCCGSILEDEVQREHCESACDLATHVFCHVCALCQEGRELRRRLPHPGFNAQPVLVMIPPGEQTMGREA; this is encoded by the exons ATGGCCGATAATGAGCAACCGAATAACGAGGAGGCAAGTCCTCTTCTCCACCAGCCCCATCCCCAACCCAAATCCGAACCACCAACGCCACCTGAGACTCCCGAGTTTCTCCTCGGCTGGACCGCTGATGGGCTCCCTCTGGCCCACGCCAGTGTCGTGGGCCAGCCCATGGGCCGCGCCCCTTGGAACTCCTCCATCTGCGCCTGTCTCGGCCAAAACGATCACTTCTGCAGCAGCGATCTCGAAGTTT GTCTTCTTGGGAGTGTGGCTCCTTGTGTGCTGTATGGAAGCAATGTTGAGAGACTTGGATCTGCTCGTGGGACATTTGCCAATCACTGCTTGCCTTATTCTGGAATGTATATAATTGGAAATTCCTGCTTTGGTTGGAATTTCCTTGCACCCTGGTTTTCCTATCCTAGCCGGACGGCTATTCGTCGCAGGTTCAATTTAGAG GGAAGTTGCGAAGCACTTAATAGATCATGCGGGTGCTGCGGAAGCATTTTGGAAGATGAGGTGCAGCGTGAACATTGTGAGTCAGCATGTGACTTGGCAACTCATGTCTTCTGTCATGTATGTGCTCTTTGTCAAGAAGGTCGTGAGCTCCGTCGTAGGTTACCTCATCCTGGCTTTAATGCTCAACCAGTACTGGTTATGATTCCCCCAGGAGAGCAGACCATGGGACGTGAGGCTTGA
- the LOC114407064 gene encoding DNA-directed RNA polymerase I subunit RPA12: MASSRLDFLFCNLCGTMLTVPSTEYAQCPLCKTRRDIQDICDKEISFTISDEDIRRELGMEIIEEHAVMEYSKVSKKCEKCGHGEATYYTRQMRSADEGQTTFYTCTGCGHQSQEN, from the exons ATGGCTTCTTCTCGGCTCGATTTCTTGTTCTGTAATTTGTGTGGGACAATGCTCACTGTCCCTTCCACTGAGTACGCACAATGCCCACTGTGCAAAACTCGCCGAGACATACAAG AtatttgtgataaggaaataaGTTTCACAATTTCTGATGAG GATATCAGAAGAGAGCTTGGAATGGAAATAATTGAGGAACATGCGGTGATGGAATATTCTAAG GTCAGCAAGAAATGTGAAAAATGTGGCCATGGTGAAGCTACCTATTATACTAGACAG ATGAGATCAGCAGATGAAGGGCAAACTACTTTCTACACATGTACCGGCTGTGGTCATCAATCTCAGGAGAATTAG
- the LOC114407065 gene encoding DNA-binding protein S1FA-like, with protein sequence MADDFDFADKVPPSFDRVGNVIKDSGSKGFNPGLIVLLVVGGLLLTFLIGNYVLYSYAQKTLPPRKKKPVSKKKMKKERLKQGVSAPGE encoded by the exons ATGGCCGATGACTTCGACTTCGCGGATAAAGTTCCTCCTTCATTCGATCGCGTG GGAAATGTGATCAAGGATTCTGGATCCAAAGGGTTCAATCCAGGATTAATTGTCCTCCTGGTTGTTGGTGGATTGTTGTTGACATTCCTCATTGGAAATTATGTGCTCTACAGTTATGCACAGAAGACCCTCCCTCCTAGAAAAAAGAAGCCTGTttcaaagaagaagatgaaaaagGAGAGACTGAAGCAAGGTGTCTCTGCACCTGGAGAGTAG
- the LOC114407067 gene encoding uncharacterized protein LOC114407067 — MANKNFLCIIEEMDRLWFHHAILFSEPTASFLSLPSPPDEEKPIPTSESVSCSSSILSSPPPPDEETSTDESPSSEKQLSSESISVPLQDGSINNEEETKEGLTRMNQSDNRTRSHSSSPSTQNRHRKLRKPATTTCARKLQKSISCRTLGELELDEVKGFMDLGFTFKKEYLSPRMMSVVPGLQRLGVVDARETVEGNHIEAEEQKRDIMRPYLSEAWLIKRPDSPLLNLKIPKCCSSSNMKKHLRFWAKTVASEIHQE; from the exons ATGGCAAACAAAAACTTTCTATGCATTATAGAAGAAATGGATAGGCTTTGGTTTCACCATGCTATTCTTTTCTCAGAACCAACAgcatcatttctttcattaccATCTCCACCAGATGAAGAAAAACCTATTCCCACATCAGAATCTGTGTCTTGCTCATCATCCATTCTTTCTTCACCACCTCCACCAGATGAAGAAACTTCAACGGATGAATCACCCTCTTCAGAGAAACAACTCTCATCAGAGTCAATATCAGTGCCTCTTCAG GATGGTTCAATCAACAATGAAGAGGAAACGAAGGAAGGGTTGACTAGAATGAACCAATCGGATAACAGAACTCGTTCACATTCATCCTCACCATCAACTCAAAACCGTCACAGAAAATTGAGGAAACCAGCTACTACTACTTGTGCAAGGAAACTGCAGAAATCCATAAGCTGCAGAACACTTGGGGAGCTAGAACTTGACGAAGTAAAGGGTTTTATGGATCTTGGTTTCACGTTCAAGAAAGAATATCTTAGTCCAAGAATGATGAGCGTTGTCCCAGGCTTGCAGAGACTTGGTGTAGTGGATGCCAGAGAAACGGTTGAAGGAAATCATATTGAAGCAGAGGAACAAAAGAGAGACATCATGAGACCATATTTATCGGAGGCATGGCTTATAAAGAGACCCGATTCACCGCTACTAAATTTGAAAATTCCCAAATGTTGTTCATCTTCCAACATGAAGAAACATCTTCGGTTCTGGGCTAAAACAGTGGCCTCAGAAATCCACCAAGAATGA